The Natrinema salifodinae genome includes a window with the following:
- a CDS encoding YciE/YciF ferroxidase family protein has protein sequence MSDSQSPPETEIRDPAALFTYDLAAVYDMEVKLVDALADLSETATNDNLSKGFALHRTETETQVRRVEDAFDALGAEPTRRADPLVDGLIAAQAQVEGDVADAALRNRRYLTLAIQTEQIEITSYEGLLATAAKAGLGDDVTDPLAANLGQEEKTLRKLEALAGAGGPDLGRLWRRITSA, from the coding sequence GTGAGCGACTCCCAGTCCCCGCCGGAGACGGAGATCCGAGACCCTGCGGCCCTGTTCACCTACGACCTCGCGGCCGTCTACGACATGGAGGTGAAGCTGGTCGACGCTCTGGCCGACCTGTCGGAGACGGCCACGAACGATAATCTCAGCAAGGGCTTCGCGCTCCACCGGACCGAGACCGAGACGCAGGTCCGCCGCGTCGAGGACGCGTTCGACGCGCTCGGCGCCGAGCCGACCAGGCGGGCCGACCCGCTCGTCGACGGCCTGATCGCGGCGCAGGCGCAGGTCGAGGGCGACGTGGCGGACGCCGCCCTCCGGAACCGCCGGTATCTCACGCTGGCGATCCAGACGGAGCAAATCGAGATCACCAGCTACGAGGGGCTGCTCGCGACGGCCGCGAAGGCGGGACTCGGAGACGACGTCACGGACCCGCTGGCGGCCAACCTCGGACAGGAGGAGAAAACGCTTCGGAAGCTCGAGGCGCTCGCTGGCGCGGGCGGTCCGGATCTCGGCCGGCTCTGGCGGCGGATCACGAGCGCGTGA
- a CDS encoding YqcI/YcgG family protein produces MNRTGLLFDQSELQDAIEAEELIAWKKKRYIQFRETMRNTRYPCYFAVNAEQNDTARYLFVGDSRDHDALFKVKEGLQQYLERYQSIADRTTLVIFFKSPDENQSEQEYRDQFWRILEFLHKRDPEPWPSDIPEDPSDPEWEFCFCGESMFIVGRAPFYTDRKSRYTPYGLEITIQPRGVLDDVSGDTIEGQRARSVIKNRLKDYDDVAPHPDIGDYSDPNTREWKQYLLPKSNGESLKEFPFEISVERS; encoded by the coding sequence ATGAATAGAACGGGACTGCTGTTCGACCAATCTGAATTACAAGACGCGATCGAGGCAGAGGAACTGATCGCATGGAAAAAAAAGAGATATATTCAGTTCCGAGAGACGATGCGGAATACTCGCTATCCATGTTATTTCGCGGTGAACGCTGAGCAGAACGATACCGCTCGTTACCTTTTCGTAGGAGATTCCCGTGATCATGATGCGCTCTTCAAAGTGAAAGAAGGATTGCAACAATATCTCGAACGGTATCAATCGATAGCCGACCGGACGACCTTGGTGATATTTTTCAAATCTCCTGATGAGAATCAGAGTGAACAGGAATACCGTGATCAGTTCTGGCGGATACTCGAATTTCTACACAAACGAGATCCGGAACCGTGGCCGAGTGATATTCCCGAGGACCCAAGTGATCCGGAATGGGAATTCTGCTTCTGTGGAGAATCGATGTTTATCGTCGGACGTGCCCCATTCTATACGGATCGGAAGAGCAGGTATACACCGTATGGACTGGAAATAACGATCCAACCACGGGGTGTTCTTGACGATGTTAGTGGAGATACGATAGAAGGCCAACGTGCTCGCTCGGTTATCAAAAACCGATTAAAAGACTATGATGATGTTGCACCTCATCCGGACATCGGTGACTACAGCGACCCCAATACTCGGGAATGGAAACAATATCTGCTCCCAAAATCTAACGGTGAAAGCTTGAAAGAATTTCCTTTTGAAATAAGCGTAGAAAGATCATAG
- the cysC gene encoding adenylyl-sulfate kinase has product MSGETIWLFGLPCSGKTTLAEGLIGPSTVHLDGDYLRNTLNSDLGFSKEDRTENLRRAAGVAQALNEQGFDVVASFITPYRSQRELIAEKIEDVSFVHINAPVEVCEERDVKGMYEQARKGEIEGFTGIDAPFEEPTREEVGLEVRTATHSEEESIKKINTELDLKFDPSHLFIGRWQPLHDGHRTIIDSAADNGKDVIIAIRDTELSEKNPLTAQERQELIEDVYEDHPNVETMIIPDVDTVAIGRDVGYAVVSVPEEIAEISGTETREKYEKSELLAGQHFDD; this is encoded by the coding sequence ATGTCAGGAGAAACGATATGGCTTTTCGGCCTGCCGTGTTCCGGAAAGACGACGCTCGCCGAGGGGTTAATCGGTCCGAGTACGGTCCACTTAGACGGAGATTATCTTCGGAACACTCTCAATTCTGATCTCGGGTTTTCCAAGGAGGATCGAACCGAGAACCTCAGGCGAGCTGCCGGAGTTGCACAGGCGTTGAACGAACAGGGATTCGACGTCGTCGCGTCGTTCATTACCCCGTACCGTTCCCAGCGAGAACTGATCGCCGAGAAGATTGAGGACGTCTCGTTCGTCCATATCAACGCACCCGTCGAAGTGTGCGAGGAACGCGATGTGAAAGGAATGTACGAACAGGCGCGTAAGGGCGAGATCGAGGGGTTTACCGGCATTGACGCGCCGTTCGAGGAGCCAACGAGAGAGGAGGTTGGACTCGAAGTTCGGACGGCGACGCACTCGGAGGAAGAGAGCATCAAGAAGATCAATACAGAATTGGACCTCAAATTCGATCCGAGCCACCTCTTCATCGGTCGTTGGCAACCTCTCCACGATGGTCACCGAACGATCATTGATTCAGCTGCTGATAACGGAAAAGACGTCATTATCGCCATCCGTGATACCGAGCTCAGCGAAAAGAACCCACTCACCGCACAGGAACGTCAGGAACTGATCGAGGATGTCTACGAGGACCATCCGAACGTTGAAACGATGATCATTCCAGACGTCGATACCGTCGCTATCGGACGAGATGTTGGATACGCGGTTGTCTCAGTACCTGAAGAGATTGCAGAAATCAGTGGAACAGAGACACGTGAGAAGTACGAGAAGAGCGAACTTCTTGCAGGACAGCATTTCGATGATTGA
- a CDS encoding YciE/YciF ferroxidase family protein: protein MNDLHELFVHKLAQQYYIEQELVETLDEMARNTTNDRMSQGFADHRDETRTQVQRLEDVFAALDRPAEARDCALLDGLEEDRRELEAQIEDDEMLNMVYLNAGMMTERVEMTAYEGLTTLAEQLELGNDVQRPLESNYDEEKSAFRELETLATAKDMKSLWDRLTPS from the coding sequence ATGAACGATCTCCACGAGCTGTTCGTCCACAAGCTCGCACAGCAGTACTACATCGAACAGGAACTCGTCGAGACGCTCGACGAGATGGCCCGCAACACGACCAACGACCGGATGAGCCAGGGCTTTGCCGACCACCGAGACGAGACGCGAACGCAGGTCCAGCGCCTCGAGGACGTTTTCGCGGCGCTCGACCGTCCTGCGGAAGCCCGCGACTGCGCCCTCCTCGACGGGCTCGAGGAGGACCGACGCGAACTCGAGGCTCAGATCGAGGACGACGAGATGTTGAACATGGTCTACCTGAACGCGGGGATGATGACCGAGCGCGTCGAGATGACGGCCTACGAGGGGCTGACGACCCTCGCGGAGCAGCTCGAACTCGGCAACGACGTCCAGCGGCCGCTCGAATCCAACTACGACGAGGAGAAATCCGCCTTCCGCGAACTCGAGACGCTGGCGACGGCGAAGGACATGAAGTCGCTGTGGGACCGGCTAACCCCGTCGTAA
- a CDS encoding cation:proton antiporter, whose product MALEFYDQVLVLLGLIILGVGAIPRFVENKPLTRPPIYVLFGFLIFWLPLGLPSLDPLLQGEFAERLAELGVIIALMTAGLKIDRPPGLRDWASTWRLLGITMPLTIGLAAVVGWWAGLAIPTAVLFGAVIAPTDPVMASEVMVEGPEGSTEDREREDADGHEDEVRFALTSEAGLNDGFAFPFTNLAVAMAIAGAAPGNWLGEWILVDVVFRIIVALLGGLVFGWLLAKVVFAGVPDAPMATSVLGLQALGGTFAVYGLIEFLGGYGFIGVFIAATVLRNYEYDHVYYERLHDLSEMSEQLLLGVIMTLFGGLIAHGLFAPLTWRLAVAAVLVVFVVRPLSGLVALIGFDRSWTERTIISLYGLRGIGTLYYLAFGLNEAAFRDPEVIWALSGLTILVSVVPLGFSATPVVEEWLGEEEPMEDWQEEPYEHV is encoded by the coding sequence ATGGCGTTGGAATTCTACGATCAGGTTCTCGTTCTTCTCGGGTTGATAATACTGGGGGTCGGTGCGATACCGCGGTTCGTCGAGAACAAGCCGCTCACGAGGCCGCCGATCTACGTTCTTTTCGGATTCCTTATCTTCTGGTTACCGCTCGGGTTGCCCTCGCTCGATCCGCTATTGCAGGGCGAGTTCGCCGAACGGCTCGCCGAACTCGGCGTGATCATCGCGCTCATGACCGCGGGGCTGAAGATCGACCGCCCGCCGGGGCTGCGCGACTGGGCGTCGACCTGGCGGCTGCTCGGGATCACGATGCCGCTGACGATCGGCCTGGCCGCCGTCGTCGGTTGGTGGGCCGGCCTGGCGATCCCGACGGCGGTGCTGTTCGGGGCGGTCATCGCGCCGACCGATCCCGTGATGGCCTCGGAGGTGATGGTCGAGGGCCCGGAAGGAAGCACCGAAGACCGAGAGCGCGAGGACGCCGACGGCCACGAGGACGAGGTGCGATTCGCCCTCACGTCGGAAGCGGGGTTGAACGACGGCTTCGCGTTTCCGTTTACCAACCTGGCGGTCGCGATGGCGATCGCGGGCGCCGCGCCGGGGAACTGGCTCGGCGAATGGATTCTCGTCGATGTCGTCTTTCGGATCATCGTCGCGCTGCTCGGCGGCCTGGTATTCGGCTGGCTGCTCGCGAAGGTGGTCTTCGCCGGCGTCCCCGACGCGCCGATGGCCACGTCGGTACTCGGGCTTCAGGCGCTCGGGGGAACGTTCGCCGTCTATGGCCTGATCGAGTTCCTCGGCGGCTACGGCTTTATCGGCGTCTTCATCGCCGCGACCGTGTTGCGCAACTACGAGTACGACCACGTCTACTACGAGCGGTTGCACGATCTCTCCGAGATGAGCGAACAGTTGCTACTTGGCGTCATCATGACGCTGTTCGGCGGCCTCATCGCCCACGGGCTGTTCGCGCCGCTGACGTGGCGCCTGGCCGTCGCCGCCGTCCTCGTCGTCTTCGTCGTCAGGCCGCTGTCCGGGCTCGTCGCGCTGATCGGGTTCGATCGCAGTTGGACGGAGCGGACGATCATCTCCCTGTACGGACTGCGGGGCATCGGGACGCTGTACTACCTCGCGTTCGGGCTGAACGAAGCCGCGTTCCGGGACCCCGAGGTGATCTGGGCGCTGTCTGGTCTAACGATCCTCGTCTCGGTCGTCCCGCTCGGGTTCAGCGCCACCCCTGTCGTCGAAGAGTGGCTCGGCGAGGAGGAACCGATGGAGGACTGGCAGGAGGAACCGTATGAACACGTGTGA
- a CDS encoding FAD-dependent oxidoreductase produces the protein MVDVAIVGGGAAGLSAALFTAKNGLETVVFDTDETWMHKAHLFNYPGIRSISGSEFMELTRGQVRDRGADVRVGEEVTDVEPSDGGFRVETADDEYRADYVVLATGADRSVAEDLGVDFDDEDTVDVDLDMETSIDNLYATGAMVRAEEWQAVIAAGDGASAALNILSKEKGEHFHDFDVPDDVP, from the coding sequence ATGGTAGATGTCGCAATCGTCGGCGGCGGTGCCGCCGGTCTGAGCGCAGCCCTGTTCACTGCGAAAAACGGCCTCGAGACCGTCGTCTTCGATACCGACGAGACGTGGATGCACAAGGCCCACCTGTTCAACTACCCGGGAATCCGGAGCATCAGCGGGAGCGAATTCATGGAGCTCACGCGCGGCCAGGTCCGCGACCGCGGGGCCGACGTCCGGGTCGGCGAGGAGGTCACCGACGTGGAACCGAGCGACGGCGGCTTCCGAGTCGAGACCGCGGACGACGAGTACCGGGCCGACTACGTGGTACTCGCGACGGGTGCCGACCGCTCCGTAGCCGAGGATCTCGGCGTCGATTTCGACGACGAGGACACCGTCGACGTCGACCTCGATATGGAGACGAGCATCGATAACCTGTACGCGACGGGCGCGATGGTCCGGGCCGAGGAGTGGCAGGCCGTCATCGCCGCGGGCGACGGCGCGTCGGCGGCGCTGAATATCCTCAGCAAGGAGAAGGGCGAGCACTTCCATGACTTCGACGTACCCGACGACGTGCCGTGA
- the pdhA gene encoding pyruvate dehydrogenase (acetyl-transferring) E1 component subunit alpha, with the protein MPREEIADFTIETVQVLSEEETVDEDLVPELSDDELLELYEAMKRSRRLDERAIALQRRGELGTYAPAIGQEAAQVGTAFAMAEDDWLVPSFREQPALLVRGTPPERILQYALGMEEGAEIPGGKGALPPAIPVGSQPLHAVGVGWGESLQDRETVAVTYFGDGATSEGDVYEALNLAGVYDAQTVFVCQNNRYAISTGTEKQTEAETFAQKAIAAGIEGIQVDGNDVLGVYRVAQEAIEKARNGDPVFIEALTYRRSMHTTSDDPSAYREHEEESEWEARDPIVRFQMFLEDRGILDADTEAEIDDRIESELADAIDQARTAREELDPADMFRHVYADLPPELEDQLAAFEADGRGGGVDG; encoded by the coding sequence ATGCCGCGAGAGGAAATTGCCGATTTCACTATCGAGACCGTTCAGGTGCTCTCCGAGGAGGAGACCGTCGACGAGGACCTGGTCCCCGAACTGAGCGACGACGAGTTGCTCGAACTGTACGAAGCGATGAAGCGATCGCGCCGGCTCGACGAGCGCGCTATCGCGTTACAGCGCCGAGGCGAACTTGGGACGTACGCGCCCGCGATCGGCCAGGAGGCCGCCCAGGTCGGCACCGCATTCGCCATGGCCGAGGACGACTGGCTCGTCCCGTCGTTCCGCGAACAGCCCGCGCTCCTCGTCCGGGGTACGCCGCCCGAGCGGATCCTCCAGTACGCACTGGGGATGGAGGAGGGCGCCGAGATCCCGGGCGGGAAGGGGGCGCTCCCGCCGGCCATTCCCGTCGGGTCCCAGCCGTTACACGCCGTCGGCGTCGGCTGGGGCGAGTCGTTGCAGGACAGAGAGACCGTCGCCGTCACCTACTTCGGTGACGGCGCGACCAGCGAGGGCGACGTCTACGAGGCGTTGAACCTCGCCGGCGTCTACGACGCCCAGACCGTCTTCGTCTGTCAGAACAACCGGTACGCCATCTCGACGGGGACCGAGAAGCAGACCGAAGCGGAGACGTTCGCCCAGAAGGCCATCGCGGCGGGCATCGAGGGCATTCAGGTCGACGGCAACGACGTCTTGGGCGTCTACCGCGTCGCACAGGAAGCCATCGAGAAGGCCCGGAACGGCGATCCGGTCTTCATCGAGGCGCTCACCTACCGGCGGTCGATGCACACGACCTCCGACGACCCCTCCGCCTACCGCGAACACGAGGAGGAGTCCGAGTGGGAGGCCCGCGACCCCATCGTCCGTTTCCAGATGTTCCTCGAAGACCGCGGGATCCTCGACGCGGACACCGAAGCCGAGATCGACGACCGGATCGAGTCCGAACTCGCCGACGCGATCGACCAGGCGCGGACGGCTCGCGAGGAGCTCGATCCGGCGGACATGTTCCGCCACGTCTACGCCGACTTGCCGCCCGAACTCGAGGACCAACTCGCGGCGTTCGAGGCCGACGGACGAGGGGGTGGTGTGGATGGCTGA
- a CDS encoding FAD-dependent oxidoreductase: protein MPDATPPESPRQESLWLATTPTTEYGPLEDGLNVDVAIVGGGITGLTAAIELKEAGRTVAVVESDRIVESTTGHTTAKLTSQHGLLYDALVSQFGKEKARQYANANEAAIDAVERRVEDENIDCDFRRTEAYTYAGSADDAERIREEVDAARRVGLPAAFVEETPLPFDDYGAIRFDDQAEFHPRKYLLAIAERVHGDGSHVFEETRALDIDPGSPCRVETERGEIVADDVVVATHFPFFDRAGYFSRMHPHRAYLLAVRIAETPPEGMYYSTDSPPATIRTYRASGDGSGSGDGAEDGDLLLVGGQSHKPSVDGVPTSERYRRCEAFAREHFAVESIEYRWSTMDYSPVDQVPFIGQIDPLSEHVYVGTGFKGWGMTGGTAAGMILSDLIVEGSNPWADVFDPQRLPTKSGAKTFLEENATVGGSFVGDRIKAALASLGADGADDLPAPGDAEIVRRTGGSMGLYRDEEGTVHAVSATCPHMGCLVRWNDAERTWDCPCHGSRFTHEGDVLSGPALEGLLYREL, encoded by the coding sequence ATGCCGGACGCAACCCCACCGGAGTCCCCGCGCCAGGAGTCGCTGTGGCTGGCCACGACGCCGACGACCGAGTACGGTCCCCTCGAAGACGGCCTGAACGTCGACGTGGCGATCGTCGGCGGCGGCATCACCGGGTTGACCGCCGCGATCGAGTTGAAAGAGGCCGGCCGGACCGTCGCCGTCGTCGAGTCGGACCGCATCGTCGAGAGCACCACCGGGCACACGACGGCCAAACTCACCTCCCAGCACGGGCTGCTCTACGACGCGCTCGTCTCCCAGTTCGGGAAAGAGAAGGCGAGACAGTACGCGAACGCGAACGAGGCGGCGATCGACGCGGTCGAGCGCCGCGTCGAGGACGAGAACATCGACTGCGACTTCCGCCGGACGGAAGCGTACACCTACGCCGGTTCGGCAGACGACGCCGAGCGGATCCGCGAGGAAGTCGACGCGGCCCGGCGAGTCGGTCTCCCGGCCGCCTTCGTCGAAGAGACGCCGCTGCCGTTCGACGACTACGGCGCGATCCGGTTCGACGACCAGGCGGAGTTCCACCCGCGGAAGTACCTGCTCGCGATCGCGGAACGGGTCCACGGCGACGGCAGCCACGTCTTCGAGGAGACCCGCGCGCTCGATATCGATCCGGGGTCTCCGTGTCGCGTCGAGACGGAGCGCGGCGAAATCGTCGCCGACGACGTGGTGGTCGCGACGCACTTCCCGTTCTTCGATCGGGCGGGCTACTTCTCGCGGATGCACCCCCATCGCGCGTACCTACTCGCGGTCCGGATCGCGGAGACACCGCCCGAGGGGATGTACTACAGCACCGATTCGCCGCCGGCGACGATCCGGACCTATCGGGCGAGCGGCGACGGGAGCGGGTCTGGCGACGGTGCCGAAGACGGCGACCTCCTCCTCGTCGGCGGCCAGAGCCACAAGCCGAGCGTCGACGGAGTGCCGACCTCCGAACGGTACCGTCGGTGCGAGGCCTTCGCCCGCGAGCACTTCGCCGTCGAGTCGATCGAGTACCGCTGGTCGACGATGGACTACTCGCCGGTCGACCAGGTGCCCTTCATCGGACAGATCGACCCGCTGTCCGAGCACGTCTACGTCGGCACCGGGTTCAAAGGCTGGGGGATGACTGGCGGCACCGCCGCGGGGATGATCCTCTCCGATCTGATCGTCGAGGGATCGAATCCGTGGGCCGACGTGTTCGACCCTCAACGGCTCCCGACGAAATCCGGCGCGAAGACGTTCCTCGAGGAAAACGCGACCGTCGGCGGGAGCTTCGTCGGCGACCGGATCAAGGCCGCGCTCGCGTCGCTCGGCGCCGACGGGGCTGACGACCTCCCGGCGCCAGGCGACGCCGAAATCGTCCGGCGGACGGGCGGATCGATGGGACTCTACCGCGACGAGGAGGGAACCGTCCACGCCGTCTCGGCGACCTGCCCGCACATGGGCTGTCTCGTCCGGTGGAACGACGCCGAGCGGACCTGGGACTGCCCCTGCCACGGCTCGCGGTTCACCCACGAGGGCGACGTGCTGTCGGGCCCGGCGCTCGAGGGATTGCTCTATCGGGAGCTGTAA
- a CDS encoding SDR family oxidoreductase, translating to MRTSKTVLITGCSSGVGRETARRFLAAGWTVYATAREPSDLAALEAAGALTDRLDVTSSDDVERVVDRIIDEQGRLDCLVNNAGFGQLGPVEDVPIEKVREQYEVNTFGPQRLMRSVLPQMREQGAGTIVNVTSITDRFPIAGLGSYSGSKAALATVSQTLRQEVSEQGIDVVIVEPTVVGTDFYDRARDELVDVDHNAAYTDLYEVLELLHTAKAGGVGITAPEAVAETILEAATSDDPKGRYGVGWPAKAGAVVAAVLPPSWRTSLLAASVRLSTTEPVKKVLAWWFARNHRPE from the coding sequence ATGCGTACGAGTAAGACGGTCCTCATCACCGGCTGTTCCTCGGGCGTCGGGCGCGAAACTGCTCGCCGGTTTCTCGCCGCCGGCTGGACGGTCTACGCGACCGCCCGCGAGCCGAGCGACCTGGCCGCCCTCGAGGCGGCCGGGGCCCTGACCGATCGGCTCGACGTGACCTCGTCCGACGACGTCGAGCGAGTCGTCGATCGAATCATCGACGAGCAGGGCCGGCTGGACTGCCTCGTCAACAACGCCGGGTTCGGCCAGCTGGGCCCCGTCGAGGACGTGCCGATCGAGAAGGTCCGCGAGCAGTACGAGGTGAATACCTTCGGTCCCCAGCGGCTGATGCGCTCCGTCCTGCCGCAGATGCGCGAGCAGGGTGCCGGGACGATCGTCAACGTCACGAGCATCACGGACCGGTTTCCGATCGCCGGACTCGGGAGCTACAGCGGCTCGAAGGCCGCGCTCGCGACCGTCAGTCAGACCCTTCGTCAGGAGGTCAGCGAGCAGGGGATCGACGTCGTCATCGTCGAGCCGACGGTCGTGGGGACGGACTTCTACGACCGGGCGCGCGACGAACTCGTCGACGTCGATCACAACGCGGCGTACACCGACCTCTACGAGGTGCTCGAACTGCTCCACACCGCCAAGGCCGGCGGCGTCGGGATCACCGCCCCCGAGGCGGTCGCCGAAACGATACTCGAGGCGGCGACCAGCGACGACCCGAAGGGGCGATACGGGGTCGGCTGGCCGGCCAAGGCCGGCGCGGTCGTCGCGGCCGTGCTCCCTCCGTCGTGGCGGACGTCGCTCCTCGCCGCTTCCGTCCGGCTCTCGACGACCGAGCCGGTAAAGAAAGTCCTCGCCTGGTGGTTCGCGCGGAATCATCGGCCGGAGTGA
- a CDS encoding alpha/beta fold hydrolase, protein MLRTDTGELPGDHPYASAATVGDGSRALVVLPGIGDAMFPGTYPPFSGWTLAPYFARYLDDYAVYLLSRPRGLPAGYDADDAVATHRLALEAIADEHEAIDVVGVSMGGLIGQELARRRPDLVDRLVLADSGYRIDEDARPTVRRLEYYAREHDWASLRSALAVAMFSDSRAIAYPLTLQTVGRFVQPRPADPADVWRSLEFALEFDGRDRLAEIERPTLVFGGGRDPIFPPPIARETAALIPDGTVSLAPGAKHAAFHERKVTFDSRVRSFLER, encoded by the coding sequence GTGCTACGCACCGACACCGGGGAGCTCCCCGGTGACCACCCCTACGCGAGCGCCGCCACCGTCGGCGACGGGTCGCGGGCGCTCGTCGTCCTTCCGGGCATCGGCGACGCGATGTTCCCGGGGACGTATCCCCCGTTTTCCGGCTGGACGCTCGCGCCCTACTTCGCGCGATACCTCGACGACTACGCGGTCTACCTCCTCAGCCGTCCGCGCGGTCTCCCGGCCGGGTACGACGCCGACGACGCCGTCGCGACGCACCGCCTGGCGCTCGAGGCGATCGCGGACGAGCACGAGGCGATCGACGTCGTCGGCGTCTCGATGGGTGGACTGATCGGGCAAGAACTGGCCCGCCGCCGCCCCGACCTGGTCGACCGGCTCGTCCTCGCGGACAGCGGTTACCGGATCGACGAGGACGCTCGCCCGACGGTGCGGCGGCTCGAGTACTACGCCCGAGAGCACGACTGGGCGTCGCTCCGCTCTGCACTCGCCGTCGCGATGTTCTCGGACAGCCGCGCGATCGCCTACCCGCTGACGCTCCAGACCGTCGGCCGATTCGTCCAACCCCGACCGGCCGATCCCGCGGACGTCTGGCGCTCGCTCGAGTTCGCCCTCGAGTTCGACGGCCGCGACCGGCTCGCGGAGATCGAGCGACCGACGCTCGTGTTCGGCGGCGGCCGCGATCCGATCTTCCCGCCGCCGATCGCCCGGGAGACCGCGGCGCTGATCCCCGACGGCACCGTGTCGCTCGCGCCGGGTGCGAAACACGCCGCCTTCCACGAACGAAAGGTGACGTTCGACTCCCGGGTTCGGTCGTTCCTCGAGCGCTGA
- a CDS encoding alpha-ketoacid dehydrogenase subunit beta — protein sequence MAERLRMVEAVRDTLDAELERDDDVVVYGEDVGRAGGVFRATQGLIDDYPDRVFDSPVAEAGIVGMGVGLAATGMRPVPEIQFQSFLYQGFHQLAQHVARIRSRTRGTITCPMTIRAPYGGGIHALELHSESFEAGFAHVPGLQVVFPSSPAETKGLLTSAIRDPDPVVFMEPTRLYRSFREEVPDDHEIPLGQARVVEPGDDVTVVAWGSMLRETLDAVEDVDASAEVVDPRTLYPLDTETIAESVKKTGRCVVVHEAPRTAGMAGEITARINEEAFLYLEAPVERVTGYDVPVPLFAREDDYLPDADRIADGVRRALEFG from the coding sequence ATGGCTGAACGCCTCCGGATGGTCGAAGCCGTCCGCGACACGCTGGACGCGGAGCTAGAGCGCGACGACGACGTCGTCGTCTACGGCGAGGACGTCGGCCGAGCTGGCGGCGTGTTCCGGGCGACGCAGGGGCTGATCGACGACTATCCCGACCGGGTGTTCGACTCGCCGGTCGCGGAGGCGGGCATCGTCGGCATGGGCGTCGGCCTCGCGGCCACCGGCATGCGACCGGTCCCGGAGATCCAGTTCCAGAGTTTCCTCTACCAGGGGTTCCATCAGCTGGCCCAACACGTCGCGCGCATCCGGAGCCGCACTCGGGGGACGATTACCTGTCCCATGACGATCCGGGCGCCCTACGGCGGCGGCATCCACGCCCTGGAACTGCACTCCGAGAGCTTCGAGGCCGGGTTCGCACACGTGCCGGGCCTACAGGTCGTCTTCCCCTCCTCGCCGGCCGAGACGAAGGGGCTGCTCACGTCGGCCATCCGCGATCCGGATCCGGTCGTCTTCATGGAACCGACGCGGCTGTACCGCTCGTTCCGCGAGGAGGTCCCCGACGACCACGAGATCCCGCTCGGCCAGGCGCGCGTGGTCGAGCCAGGCGACGACGTGACGGTCGTCGCCTGGGGATCGATGCTCCGCGAGACCCTCGACGCCGTCGAGGACGTCGACGCGAGCGCCGAGGTGGTCGACCCGCGGACGCTCTATCCGCTCGACACGGAGACCATCGCCGAGTCGGTGAAGAAGACCGGCCGCTGCGTCGTCGTCCACGAAGCGCCTCGGACAGCGGGCATGGCCGGCGAGATCACCGCCCGCATCAACGAGGAGGCGTTTCTCTACCTCGAGGCTCCGGTCGAGCGGGTAACCGGCTACGACGTGCCCGTCCCGCTGTTCGCCCGCGAGGACGACTATCTGCCCGACGCCGACCGGATCGCGGACGGGGTTCGGCGCGCGCTCGAATTCGGGTGA